The genomic stretch tggctgcgttgggtcttcgttgctgcacgcgggctttctctagttgtggcgagcgggggctactctttgttgcggtgcgcgggcttctcattgtggtggcttctcttgttgtggagcacgggctctaggcgtgcgggctcagtagttgtggcttgcgggctctagagcgcaggctcagtagttgtggcgcacgggcttagttgctccacggcatgtgggatctccctggaccagggctcgaacccgtgtccccttcattggcaggcggattcttaaccactgagccaccagggaagccctacagtgtCTTTTGAAGGGTAAACACGTTAAATATTCATCAAGTCCACTTTATTTTACAATCCGTGCTTTTTGTGTCACATTTGAGAAATGTTTGCCAAACCCAAGGTCCCTAAGTTTTTATCCCACGAAAAGGCATGCTgcagactagaagaaaatatttgcaaaacatatatctgacgaaggacttgtattcagaatatataaagatctttCATAACTCAGTGATAAGAAGACTCAGAGCCCAGTTTTTTAAATGGGCCGAGtatttaaacagacatttcagtAAAGAAGACGCGGCAGATCAGCAcattgaaaagatgctcaatatcattagtcattaggaaaaggCAAAGGAGAACCGCAGCACGGTATCGCCTCACACCTCCTAGAAAGGCTAGAATGAGAAAGACTGACCACAGCGGGTGTTGGCGAGGGGGTGGTCAGCTGGAGCAGTCGTCCACCGACAGGGGGTGGAAAGCGGGGCAGCCACTTTGGGAAGTGAAACATACACCTGCCCTCGACCCAGACCCAGCTGCTCGGCTCCTAGGTTCTCACCCAAGAGAGACGCACGCATATGTCCCACAGAAATGGTGCACGATGTTCCCAGCAGCTCCCTGTAACCGGGCAGATCGAGCACCCCCTCCCtgggttgttggcaggattcgtTTCGCCGGTGAATGCTGTTACTTGGGCCAGCACGTGGCAAGCACTGAACGATTATATCTCCCCGTGTCGTCTTCATCTCGCCCAACTCTGTCAGGGCGcacatgtggaaactgaggccgggagtggggtggggtgttCACTGGGATTGGCCAGTGGGTCAGTGGCAACGCCGGACCCGGCAGCCAGGCCTCTTACTGTGGCCAGTGGATGCCCAGTTCCCTCTTCTTCCTTCGTCTTGGTGGGGTTGCTGGACCTTCCCGGGAACAGGGGAACGGGGGTGTCTCCGAACTTCCTCTTGGCTGGATTTAAAGCAGCATTACCTGGGCAGACAGAGCAAATAGCCTTCCCTGAACCGCCCAGCTAATAAGCTCCCCATTAAAACCGAATGAGGAGAGCCCTTGCTGGTTTGGGCTAAATTAATCCAAAAAGAGCATCATCCGATGCTGAGGCGGGCCCTTCTGGACGGcagcagggaagagggagggcagagggaggcgGAGCTCTGAGCCTCCGCACTGGAAACTGGAGCCTTCAGTTCCGGAGTGAGgaccagaaggaaaaggaggctGAGGCAGCCCTGGCCTCGTGTCCTCCCGGAAGCCGCTCACGCCTGGAgccgggggtgggagtgggggcagaGCCGGGGAGCTGGGGCGCAGCTTGGACCACTGCAGCCCAGCCCCGCCCTGCTCCCCCTGTTCTGATGGTACTATTGCTGCATCACAGAGCGCCCCGAGCTCAGTGGCCTGAAACAACAGCGGTTTATTCTGCTCCCAAATCTGCACCTTGGGCGGGGCTGGGCGTGCACTGGACGCTGGTCTCTGCTGCCCGAGGCACTGGGTAGGGCATCCTGCCCGGGTGAAGGGGCCTCGTTCCAGACGGTGAGCTCCAGTGGGGGCAGTCTGTGGGCAGAGGAGGGTGTCTGCGTCCCCAAGACAGAgccaggtggtggtggtggtatcgCCGTTTGTGACCAGCCTCAGGAGTCACAGAACATCACTTCATCACACTACGTCCGGGGACCACCGCAAAcgcagggctggggcaggctcCACCCCTCGGCACGGCAGTGGAGGGTTCTGGAAGGGCGTGTGGGACATGAAAGTAGTGAGACGACCATTTTTAGGGCTGCACCTGCATGGACCCCACACTCTGCAGGCAGAAAGGACCCTGATTCACCCAGCCCAGAGCCCGCCAAGGATTCCAGCCCTGCCGGGTGCTCTGCCCCATGGCCTCTGAGGGCAAAAGCTAAACCGTGCGTTAGCTTTCCAGATCTGCAAAGGCCAAGAGCTTGTTAACTTGGagggtctgaggggggagggggaggggcacggCCTGGTTGGGGAGGGCTCTGTTCACCTGCATCAGAGGCTGCGGCACTTTCCTGACGATGGAAagcctttctctttcatttgtattcatttatttattttgggctgcgttgggtcttcgttgctgcacgcgggctttctctagttgtggcgaacgggggctactcttcattgcggtgcacgggcttctcattgcggtggcttctcttgttgcggagcacgggctctaggcgcacgggcttcagtagttgtggctcgcaggctcagtagttgtggctcacaggctctagagcccaggctcagtagttgcggtgcacgggcttagttgctccgcggcatgtgggatcttcccggaccagggctcaagcccgtgtcccctggcattggcaggcagattcctaaccactgcgccaccagggaagcctgaaaacCTTTCTCTTTAATGTTGGATGTTCTCCTTCCATTAacagacccctccctccccgccacccccatTCACCTGGTCCATGAGCTATAGGAGGCCTGAGCTGGGCAATACCAGGAAACAGAATTACACACTGTCCCCAAGCAATTGTGCTCCAAGTTCAGAGTCGCCATGGTGTCCCCATATCTGCCCTGGGACTTCCCCAAAACATCAGGGGTCCTCCGGGACCCTGCCTGTCCCCGTGAGACTTTGCTGAGGCTCGGAGTGGGAAGCGGGCTCTCCCCCCGCACACACCTGGCGGCCGTGCGGCTGGGCCTCGGCCACACCGCTCTCACCTGTTGTCAGCAGTTTGCCCTGTTTTGCCAGCCACAGACGGACAGGACCCGGCCTGGGCCTTAAGCCACCAGCAGGGGCCTCCTTGACCACTGGGGGTGTGCACAGCTTGGCAACGTGAGTGCCGTGCGGGGCTGAGGGCCGGCTGCAGTCCGGGCACCGGGGAGGGCAGGGCGGGCCGGGCCTGGGGCGGCAGATGGCCAAGACCCCACGTTAGCCTCCACTCAGAGGTCGTCCCAGGACAGGAGCCCTGCTGCGGGGGCCACCTCCCGTGGCCCGGGTGCGTGGCCGCTCCTACCTCCTCCCACTTTCCTACCCACGGGAAGGGCCTGCCACCGACCCTGCCCCTGACAAGCTCCAGGTGAGCCCCAAGCGACACATGTCGGTGGCGACCCCAGGCTTCTTCCGGGGGAGAAGAGACAGGCCCCAGTGTCCCTTGGCTGAGCCCCTGCGCGTCAGACCGGCTTGGCCCCATCAAAGTCTCCAAGTTAACAAGTTCAGGCCTGGTGATTGATTATTAACTAGATTCACAAAGTTGATGAAAAAAATCgggatataaataaatattcctgGAGATATTCCACCCCCTGCAGGCATGAACTTTGAATAATTGGAGAGAATTATGCTGAGGACtaatcaaaactttttttttctttcactaattACCTCTGGGTTTCATCAGTGTCAGAGTCTAATCAACTCCAGACATCCTAATCGACCCTCGGGAAATGTTAGGGATGGGGGGGGCTGCGGTGTCATATGCAGGGGGGGCGGGGAGCCAGGTGAGGGGTGCCGGGGGTCCTGGCGGCAGATCCGCcctggtctggggtggggaccGGGGATGGGGAGCGGGGGGAGCTGCCTCACAGGCCGCCACCTCTGCTCAGGATGAACGAAGCCCGTCTTGCACTGCGGGCCAGCTTCCCTCCTCTGCATCCTTCCTGTGGCTTGTTGCCTTGTCTGCCCTGGCGTTCCTCGGTTAGATGGATGGGGCCCAGGATGGGGGCTGGCACTGGGGCGGCCCCCAGTCGTGGGGAGAGGCGTGTGAGGGCCGTGCTGGGGCCCAGGGGCAGTTCAGGATTCTGGGCATCTCTGTGGGGAAGGAAGCTTTGCTCCCCTCCCCCCGAAGAAAGTCATTTGCATCTGTTGAAAAATTCCTCCAGCGCTTGGGAGGAGAGGCCCAGGCCgccagtggctgatggcttgatcgCAGTGGTTTTTTCCGGTGTCCTGAACGCAGGGGCTCAGGAGCTGTGACAGCTGGGCCGGCGCAGCCTCTCAGCTCCTCTGAGCAGGGCGCCGCCTCCTTGGCCTCTCTTGCTGGCTGGGCCTCATTCGCAGGGCCTGGTTTTGTCTCCTTCCTCCTTCGCCTCCTTGTTTCCCGAACCCAGGAAGGCCTTTaaccaatttcagagggaaaactcAGTCGTATGGAAATCCACCTCAACTTCCTCAAGAAACCAAAACCCCACCCTGAACCCTTCAGGCACTCACGCCCCccatccttctccccttccttgcAAAGCGCCCAGGAGATGCTGCTTGTCACGGCCATGGTCACCGCCCTTCCAGGCCCCCTTTGCAGTCTCCGAGCAGGATGAACGGGCCCTCCCCATTCTCCTTGCAGCCAACAGCCTGCGGACCCCACAGAGCCTTCTGCAGCCAAAGGGGGATGGGCGCAGCCTCGCGGGGTTGGGCCCTAGGAGGCAACAGCCTCATGAATCCCCAAGCCCCGAAAGGATCCTGGACTTGGGGTCCCGAGACGTGGCTGGGGGACTTGGGTGCCCTGCACCCTCCCATCAGGGGGCCCACATAGACCCAGGATGCCTGAAGGGGGGTGTCGGGGACACTCTTCTCTCCCTGGGGTCCCCGGTGGTCACAGCTCCCCGCAGCAGGCAGGTCCCGGCCGTGGTGGTCGGGCAGGCAGTTCCATCCTGTCCTCACAGCCCCTGAGGGGCCGGTTCTGACCCCCCATTTCCTGGAGGCGCCCAAGGCTGTGACCGCAGCGCAGCTCCCCGCCCTGCAGCCCATGGTTGGCATGGACCCCAAACCCTTTCTCCTGCAGCAGAGGGACAGGACTGTGGGTGGGAACTGGGGTTCCCAGAGCTTCAAAGCCGAGGCTGCTTCCGTCCCAAGCGGAGAGGGGGCGTGGCCTCTCCCCCGCTCTGATCAAAGTGGCTCAGAGGCTGCGGAAGGGGGTTTGCTCCTTTTCCTCCCAAACTTTCCTGAAAGGGGGTTGAGATCGCCTTTAATTACAGGGCAGAGGGGTGTGGGGGGGATGCACCCAGGGAGGCAGGGGACCCAGGGTTGGGAGGACAGCGGTGCCCGGAGGGACCCTGGGAGAGCAGGGGTCCTGGGAGGTGGAGTCCGGGGAGCGGTCCTGGGGTCTCTGCCTCTGGCTCTCTCCTTGCTTCTCCAGGCCTAGcctccaccttcccctccccacctgccgTGCAGGGGTCTCAGGTGTGCCGCTGAGCCGGGTGGCCCAGGGTCCCTGTGGGCCCAGGGTGGGGCTGGCTGGACCACCCCCATCGCCTGCCCGTCCTGGTACTGGCTGACCAGCTGCCCCCGCAGCCcctggcagggagggaggtgaTGTCCCGACTGCCTTCCGTCTCCCGAGGTCCAGAGGGGTTCAATAGGCCCGGACGCCCCTGAGCCCGGGCCACGTCGCTCCTTCCTGCCACCCTGCCACCTTAGCCAGAACCTGCAGGTCGATTATTTCTGATTCCAGGCAAAGACAGCGTAGATGACACCTGACCTGAGAGAGTCTGGgttctctttcttttgtctttagacACGGCAGGGGTTAGCATCCCCTGCTTCACCGGAGGGAACCCCAGGTAGAGCCCCCTGAGTGACACGGCACCAGAAGCTCCAGGGCCAGCCGTGGATGTAGAGGGGACCCCTGCCCTGTGCCCGGCACTGCGCGCCGACCACCTTCCACGTCCTGACGGGACTTGTGCGCCGGGGGACTTTCTCGGGGGGAGTGGCTGACTCGGGATTCACACCCAGACTGGATCCCCAGCCCGTACCCCCGTGGGGATGGGGGGCTGCTGCGGCCACCGGCTTGGCAGGAGCTGGTAGGAGGTAGCGAGGTCTCCCGACTCCTCCCTGAGGGAGGCCTGGATCTGGGGGTCCAGCTGCTGCTCCGTCCCCACCTCCCCTGTCCCCAGGAGGCCCATGTTCCTGCCTCTCCCTGACCCTGGattgctgtgtgactctgggcccCGGCCTCCCCTCTCTGGACCTGTTTCCCTTCTCTCATCCAGATTGGATTCCATGAGCCCCAGGCCCTTCAGGCCCGGACACCGTGTAACTTCAGCTGCCCAGGGCCACCAGAGGCTGTCCCCACTCTCCCGGGGACCTGGGCTCCTGCTGGGCCCGCGGCTGGCCTGGCCTCCTTGTCCGCAGCAGGAACATCCATCACACCTCCGTGATAGATTATCTGTCCCTCCTCCTCCCGCCCTCGCGCTGTTTCGGCTGCAGAATAATGTTTATCACTTCACACTACATGacaccctcccttcctccttccttccctccttccctcccgccACCGCCAGCAGATATCAGAAGATTTTCTTGGGctattttcatgattttaattttccattcCCCATCTCCTCTCTACCCCCTTATTACATTTTGGGTTCTTTTTGGGCTTCTGGAATGAGCCTACATTTTCCCAGtgatactttttaataaaaaccaTCATTTATGATTATTTTAGTCCCCCACAAACTGTCAGCCTCCTCATTTGACTTCCTATCAACGTGGTGCCCTGCCTGCTTTGTCACCACGCAGACGGGCACGTGCGCTCACCCTTTCAGCCTCGGGATTTGCTCCAGAGACTCAGGCCTCCCTTGGCCTTGGGCCCCTCCTGTCCACCTGCCCTGTCCTGTCTCAGCCCAGCCCTGCCGCCCTCCACTCTCAACGGCCCCTGGTCTCCTGAGTCTTCTGTTTTCCTGCAGGTGAGTATCACCTGCACACCTTTCTCAGCTCCATGTATTAGGAGGGACTGAGGTCACAGAGAGGCGGGGCTGCTGGCGGAGTCGGCCCGCTCCTAACGGCTCAGGATCGCCAAAGACGGTGGTTTTCCACAAAGATCTGTGTCTAACCTGCAGGCATAACCCAGTGAGACAGGGGCTGGCCCATCGTGCCCTCCAGCATGACCTGGGACGGGGCCCTTCCTCTGAGACTCGGTTCTCCCTTTAAAATACAGACACACGTGGAGCTGtggatcattcattcattggacATATACAAATTGAGGGCCTACTAAGTGTGGGAAGAATCACGCACCTGTCCTAGGGTAGGAACCAGCTCAGGTGTCACCCTCCTGCATACCAGAGCCCCCACCCCACACTTATACACTTACAGAATGGAGCCCTGGACTGCCTCATtgttttgctgtgtgacctcgggcgaGTTACTGACCCTCTCTGAGCCGTCCTCGCTTTCCTTCTCTGGGCTCCCTACACCCCTGACATTAATCTTGTCCTCATCAGCCCCCAGGGGATCCTGTTTCCAGCAGCTGCAGCCTCTTCCCAGCTCCTGGCCGCTCTTCCCCCCGCCTGCCACGCCCAGGCGTCCATGACCAGCTGGGCCCAGGAGACCACGTCCGTGGCAGGGAGAGGCCATGTGGGCCTCTAACCCTGGCCAGGCCCTCGCTGGCCCCTGCTCCTTGGCAACCTTTGGAGAGGGGTCCCTGTTGGGTCTGCTGGTGGATGGGCCGCAAGGCCCAGGGCCACTGTCCAGGTTCTGGCCCCAGGTTGGCCAGACAAGTGAGTAATGGAttctccctcccagcccagcTTCTCCCTTATCAGTGGTAGGAgattgctatgaatattcataggACTCATGAATATTCGTGCTGCTAATGACACGCTCCTCTCCACCCCCTTGCCCTTGGGCACCTCCATAGCTTTCCAGGCTCCCTGCACCCTCTTCTATCCTTGACCCCTGCCTGAGGGGGCTTTACCTCCATTGCAGTGAGGCTGGCAGGAGACGCCGGGTGGGAAAGACCCCTGGCCTGGTGCCCAGGGGGTCTGGGTTCCTGTCTCCACTCTGACCCCATTCTGCATGGAAGGGCTGGcttcccctgggcctcagtttcccttctgaCCTCCATGGGCACCGAGGGTCCGGCCAGGCTGGCTGCCCCTGGAACAAACACGTCCTCTCTGATTGCACTTTCTGGGCGAGTGCACCATTGTGTGGGGACAAAGCTGGGGGCTTGGCTTCTCTGGGGGTGAGCCAGGCAGGCCTCGGGTTACCCAGGCGGGTAACCAGAGAGGCCTGGGGTCCGATGTCACGGGCCCGCGGCCAGGGCCTGCTCAGCTAGCTGTCCCTTGGGACCCGGGAGACACAGGTGGGTGGGTGCACTCGCCAGGAGGGGTGGGGTCAGCTGACAGGACAGCAAAGGACGGACAGAGGGCCAAGAGCTGCCGAGCAGGCAGAGATCCTCTGCTGCGGCCTGTGTTCAGTACCCGTGTCCGCAGGGGAGACCTGAGTGATCGCCTCTAAGATGAGGTCCATCTTGAGAGATTCACTCTCACAGTGCTGTAGAGACACCGGAGGGAAATAGGGGACGAGGGGCAGAGATACCGCAGGAGAACTCGGTTCTGGCAGCtgcggagggggtggggaaggcctTCGAGGTCCGGGTCGGGGTGAGCTGgggcttccctctgcctggagggaGTCAGGCTCCACTGCTTACGCTGCGTGACCTTGCGCAGGCCGCCTGGCTCTGCATCTCAGTGCCCCTCTCTGTGCATGCCTGTTCCCGGCCGTATGCAAGGCCAGCTACCCTTGCCCTGCGTGGGAGGGCCCCACCCGGGGGCATTTGGCCACTCGTCCAGAGGGGAGCCAGCTTGGGGCGCAGTGACACACCGCAGAGCCCAAAGCTTTGGGATTCCAAGAGGGCAAACCCTGCCTCTGCGTCTGCCCAGGCTCCCTGCCGCCCCAGACCTCTGGGGGCGCTTCCTCTCCCGGCACCTCCGCCGTGCTGAACCCCGATTTCCCGGCAGCTCCCTCTTTGCTTGTCTGACTCTCACTGGGCTGGAAGCCGTGGGCATCCAGGGTGCCCAGCCCCGTCTCCTGCTGGTGGACTCCCCCGGGGCAAGGAGTAGCTCCTGGCCCGCAGGCCTTTTCCAGGGTGCGGGTCTCTGGCAGGAGCACAGGGGTGACCAGCTTGTCAAGGAGAGTAAGCCCTGACCAGCACCTTCCAAGAGTTCCAAGACACGAGGCCCCCTCTGTCCACTGGCCACCAACTAGACTCCACGGACAGCGACCTCCTTTGCACGTGAGCAAACTAAAGGCTCTGGGGGTCCTGATCCCTGATCCCTGTGTTTCCAACACACACTCTGAGCCCCGTCCTGgggccctgccctgctccccGCAGCCCGGAGTGGAGGCCCGCAGCGGTCCGGCACTCGCCCAAGGTCGTGCAGGGAGCAGGTGAGGCCAGGCCCCCCCACGCGCAGTCTGCACCCCGTCCCACCTTCCCGGGTGGACGCCAGACGGCGGGGACCTGCCCGTGGGTCTCACTCAGGCTGACCCCGCGTGAGCTCCTTCACTGAGACCCAGCCTTCTCTGTGCTGTTTGCCTAAATCTGTTCAACCCCGTCTTCCCGCAGGAGCCCCACGGCCACTGTCAACATCTGTGGGGATACAGCCGAGGAATGCCTAATGAGGGCTCAGCGTGGCCCCGCCATGGAGCACGGGCTGGGACAGATGGTCCATCATTACCCATTTTTATTCATTACAAGCTCCGCGTGCCGCGACTGGCCAGCCAGACCCAGGCTCCTTGGAGGTGCCGCGGGCCCAGCTATTCTGGAAGGAAGAAACGGCCCTTCATTTAGATCAACGTGCCTCCCGGCCTCCTTTGAGCCACAGACGTTTCCGGCTCGCGCGGTCCCTGGGGTGCTGGGCCGGGCGTGGAGCAGGAGAGCAGCTGCCACCTGCCTGAGGGGACTGGGAGAGGGGCCGGCACAGGACAGGAACAGGGGGCCCCTGGAGACCCCGGCCGGGGGCTCGGGCGGGCAACGAGGCTCCAGGACCCCCAGGAGCCAGCCCCGGGCTGAGGCCGCCCGGAAGCCCCTCCTGAGCCCTCCCCCTGCTGGCCTCCAGCCTGCGGGGCATAACCTGCCTCAGAAGGAGCCTGTCCTCCATCTCTGCCCTGCTGGCCTCGTAAGGGCCTTGGGGCCCGCAGACCCCTGGTGCCGGGGAAGCTTGTTCTCTGGGTGTTGGTCTGGTTGGAGCTCCACCGCCATCTGCAGACGCTCCAGACCCCAGCCTGATCCCTCCCGGGGGCTCCCTGAGCCTCTGGGGTCCCATAGCCTTGGGTCCCAGCCCAGCATTGCCTCTGACTTGCAGGGATGCAGGGTAAACCCCCCCATCCCTGGACTTAGCCCCAACTGCAAGATGGGGCACGTCCTCCTTGAATGCCGAGTGGTGGGCGGCCCCAGAACCTGCGCTTCTACTCATGCTGCAGAACTACGACCAGTTCTGCTTTAGGCAAGTCCCTTGCCACCCGCAGCCTCCACGAGGGGTGATCGTGTCCTGCCGGACCCCCAACAAGAAGGGGGAGAAAGTGCATGGGGGGCAGTGACCCGCCACGTCGGACAGTCCTGGGAGGGGTTCACTGATGCTGCGGGATGACCGGGGGCCCCAGGCCGCGTCGGGCACCCTGGGAGCCCGCGTCTCCCTGTGGCCAGGACACCGACTTCCTTTCAGCTTCAGTGTGCAGCCTGTTAGCCCGGGAGATAATGGGACATGAAGGACAAGATTTCTAGTCAATAAAAAGGCGCTGTGGAGGCTTTTTATATCTTGCTTCTGTCACACTGGGTAGGCGTTTTATCTGCTGCCCACTTGACGGTCCATCATAAAGCTGGGTCCCTGCCCTGCTGGCGTCCATCACAGCCTGTCCCGGGCTGCTGCCCATTAGCCCGCGAAGCCCAGACCCCCGAGAGGTCAGCTCCAGGGGGCGCTGGTGGCTGCACAGCCAGGAGAGCTGGGGACACCTTTGCAGAGATGCAGGGGAGGCGAGGAGGTGCGGGTGGAGGTCACGTGGGAcggggcaggcagggctgggccaaGGACTGAGCTGAGGCCAGGAGGCCTCAGAGGTGGGCCCACCACAGGCTGCCCTGAGATGGCCCGAGGAGCCGCCCTGTCTGGGGCAGGACGGCGTGCTCAGCCCTTCTCAAGACAGAGCCAGATGGGACATGTAGGTGCATAAAGCCAGCAGCTGCCAGGGCTGAGTACTGAGCTCCCTGACATTGGAGGAAATCAAGCACATCCTGATGCCCCACTGGGCCAGGAGGCTTGAGTGGGAGAAGAAAGGCCAGTAACACAAGGGGCGGTGTGTATTTTTCTCAAAAGTAATTGGGGGGGCATGTCCTGCAAGGAGGTGGTGGAGGGGCCACCTCCCACACTAGTTGGTGCTTTAGTGGAGGCCCAGGGGCTGGGCAGCCTGGCGGGATCTGAGGCCTGCAGCTGTAGATCCCAGGCTGCCCTGCAGAGGCGTCGACATGGACCCAGGAAGGGGTGGATCAGGGTGGCTGTGAGGAAGGCCACCCCCTGGACTCTCGTCCACACGCCTCTGACCCACGGATCAGGCCAGAGGGAGGGCGCTCGGCCAGGAAGGACGGAGGCACTGGCCTCATTCCTGGAGGAAACTCAATCAATCGTTCCCTGCAGCAGGGCACCTCCTGGCCCAAATCTCCTACTTGTGCCTGGTTTTCCATCCTGACGGGGGCTCAGGGTAAGTGGCCTGTCCGTGGGGGCAGGGGGCCCTCTGGGAACGGAGAGCAGCTGACACCGAAGCAGGAGATGGGACAGTCGGTTGGCATGGAGACTGCCAGGGGGAGGGGCGGAGTTGGCCTCTGTTCCCTGGACCCACTTGCCTGTCCCTCCCCTGGGATCCCACCCCCGCCGCCCCCTCCAGCCAGGTCAGTTCAAGTCCTGTGAGGGGCACTGGGGCTCCGGGGCACTGGCAAAAGCCCCTTCCTGCAAGGTGATCCCCGACCAGGAACCACGACCCCAGCCCAGGTGACGGGCGTGCACGGGCACCTGAACCGGCCCAGGACACCCAAGCTGGGTCTGAAGGGCAGAGGCCTGGGGCAGGCCAGCCAGCGTGCTGGACAGCATGCCATGCAGGGGCACAGATGTGAGCACAGGCCTGGAGGTGAGGGGGCCATACCCTCAGAAGGGGACGAGCACCCGCTGAACCCAGACCCGCCCTCCTGCGCCCGGGCTCCTGCGCCCCGCGGGCTGGGCTGCAGCAGGTCTCCCAGGGAGAAGGGTGGGCATCAGGGTCCCCACCAAGCAGGGCAGCAGGGTTACACGCTGACGGCCCACCT from Balaenoptera acutorostrata chromosome 15, mBalAcu1.1, whole genome shotgun sequence encodes the following:
- the LOC130704888 gene encoding uncharacterized protein LOC130704888; translated protein: MRAQRGPAMEHGLGQMVHHYPFLFITSSACRDWPARPRLLGGAAGPAILEGRNGPSFRSTCLPASFEPQTFPARAVPGVLGRAWSRRAAATCLRGLGEGPAQDRNRGPLETPAGGSGGQRGSRTPRSQPRAEAARKPLLSPPPAGLQPAGHNLPQKEPVLHLCPAGLVRALGPADPWCRGSLFSGCWSGWSSTAICRRSRPQPDPSRGLPEPLGSHSLGSQPSIASDLQGCRVNPPIPGLSPNCKMGHVLLECRVVGGPRTCASTHAAELRPVLL